Proteins from one Candidatus Roseilinea sp. genomic window:
- a CDS encoding twitching motility protein PilT — translation MILYADTSALVKKYVHEVGSEEVLARFASFETVATGALTQVEMAAALAKAARQGWADEAGLLQAWQDFLEHWPSYTRLPISAGAVERAAHLAWKHGLRAYDALHLACAQILQEATGEATLFACFDQRLRQAASAEGLPLWPEP, via the coding sequence CTACGCCGATACCAGCGCGCTGGTCAAGAAGTACGTCCACGAAGTCGGCTCGGAGGAGGTCCTCGCCCGTTTCGCCAGTTTCGAGACGGTAGCAACCGGAGCCCTGACGCAGGTGGAGATGGCCGCCGCCCTGGCCAAAGCCGCTCGTCAGGGCTGGGCTGATGAGGCCGGCCTGCTGCAAGCCTGGCAGGATTTTCTGGAACACTGGCCATCCTACACGCGTTTGCCCATTTCTGCCGGCGCCGTGGAGCGCGCCGCCCACTTGGCCTGGAAGCACGGACTGCGGGCCTATGACGCCCTCCATTTGGCCTGCGCCCAAATCCTGCAGGAAGCCACCGGCGAAGCCACCCTCTTCGCCTGCTTCGACCAGCGTCTGCGTCAGGCTGCCAGCGCCGAAGGG